From Triticum urartu cultivar G1812 chromosome 2, Tu2.1, whole genome shotgun sequence, a single genomic window includes:
- the LOC125536722 gene encoding translation initiation factor IF-2-like yields MVLILPPSPKTCRKGNFTKKNLRFLPTKPALLVVLLRQNPQLRCSPPPSLPRSPAAAALLPAAAAPLLPLSLAAAASCSGAAAAARLPPQAPRFLIKIFDFPSLSSTTHAPPEEEGTEVGAPANLHSLQRPTPSPAPCNWSCQYAASAAGECPPQGLRLAPLLRRSSAVPGPLPGRQGRAAPRLLQPGVAARRAGSGPLLRPIPVLLACSAELCRPRLAVNKLQAGWDKGQLASSRR; encoded by the exons ATGGttttaatactccctccgtccccaAAAACATGTCGTAAGGGCAATTTTACAAAAAAAAACCTTCGGTTTCTCCCGACCAAACCCGCACTCCTCGTCGTCCTCCTTCGACAGAATCCCCAGCTGCGCTGCTCCCCGCCGCCGTCGCTTCCCCGCTCCCCTGCCGCAGCTGCGCTGCTCCCCGCCGCCGCGGCTCCCCTgctccctctctccctcgccgCAGCTGCCTCCTGCTCCGGCGCCGCAGCTGCCGCTCGCCTGCCTCCCCAAGCTCCCCGCTTCCTCATAAAAATCTTTGATTTCCCCAGCTTAAGCTCGACGACCCACGCGCCACCAGAGGAGGAGGGAACCGAGGTCGGCGCCCCTGCCAATCTCCACAGCCTCCAGCGACCAACCCCATCTCCTGCCCCCTGCAACTGGTCCTGCCAGTACGCCGCGTCCGCCGCCGGTGAATGCCCTCCGCAAGGACTGCGCCTAGCCCCTCTGCTCCGGCGCTCCTCGGCCGTCCCTGGCCCTCTGCCTGGTCGCCAGGGACGTGCTGCTCCGCGCCTGCTCCAGCCGGGGGTAGCCGCCCGCCGCGCCGGCTCTGGCCCTTTGCTCCGACCAATCCCGGTGCTGCTCGCCTGCTCGGCCGAACTCTGTCGCCCAAGACTTGCTGTCAACAAACTGCAAGCAGGCTGGGACAAGG GACAATTGGCTTCTTCAAGAAGGTAG
- the LOC125536721 gene encoding uncharacterized protein LOC125536721 isoform X2 — MRIHMRGIRLWGVLSGEVCCPPRPVPPVAPTPPTPSVLPTDANQATKDAAKVADEAADRAYDERVLAYEEALQTYHGALSVYTQWLDDDARAAAVLTASVLPQFASEFLGLSTVFEMWTRLRERYQPSGDALYLSVIRQEHALQQGDSSVDDFYAQSSAIWRQLDSLRSAGCRTCPCCQAVQANLEFHRVYEFLSRLRKEFEPRRAQLFARGRISLMEALSEIRAEETRLRGAGLLEVPSVLATRAPTPLAPPTPSRSSAPPLLPTPSGGSGRPHPHCAYCNNDGHLESQCYTKKKHLRKARSSSSGTSSSTSTASAIALTEQDILRLKRLLAASGSSSTGTAGSVTDASRTEQSPSTQSGPSHAHSGWGWPSPP, encoded by the exons ATGCGCATTCACATGCGTGGCATCCGTCTTTGGGGTGTTCTTTCTGGCGAGGTCTGCTGTCCGCCACGTCCAGTTCCTCCGGTGGCCCCTACTCCGCCAACTCCATCGGTTCTTCCTACGGATGCTAATCAGGCCACCAAGGATGCGGCTAAGGTTGCTGATGAGGCTGCTGATCGTGCTTATGATGAGAGGGTTTTGGCTTATGAGGAGGCTCTTCAGACGTATCATGGTGCTCTGTCTGTTTACACCCAGTGGCTTGATGATGATGCTCGTGCTGCAGCTGTTCTCACTGCTAGTGTTCTGCCTCAGTTTGCTTCTGAATTTCTGGGTCTTTCTACTGTCTTTGAGATGTGGACCCGTCTTCGTGAGCGCTATCAGCCCTCTGGTGATGCCTTATACCTCTCTGTGATCCGTCAGGAGCATGCTCTTCAGCAGGGTGACTCTTCTGTTGATGACTTCTATGCACAGAGTTCTGCTATCTGGCGCCAGCTTGATTCTCTTCGTAGTGCTGGGTGTCGTACCTGCCCCTGTTGCCAGGCTGTCCAGGCCAATTTGGAGTTTCATCGCGTCTATGAGTTCTTGTCTCGGCTCCGTAAGGAGTTTGAGCCCCGGCGTGCTCAGTTGTTTGCTCGTGGCCGTATTTCTCTCATGGAGGCGCTTTCTGAGATTCGTGCTGAGGAGACTCGCTTACGTGGTGCTGGTTTGCTGGAGGTTCCCTCTGTGCTTGCTACTCGTGCTCCTACGCCACTTGCTCCACCGACCCCTTCTCGCTCGAGTGCTCCGCCGCTCTTGCCCACTCCTTCTGGAGGCTCAGGTCGCCCCCATCCACATTGCGCCTATTGCAACAATGATGGTCATCTTGAGTCTCAGTGCTACACGAAGAAGAAACACTTGCGCAAGGCTCGATCATCATCTTCCGGGACTTCGTCATCTACCTCGACAGCTTCAGCCATTGCTTTGACTGAGCAGGATATTCTGAGACTTAAGCGTCTGCTCGCGGCTTCAGGTTCTTCCTCGACGGGTACTGCCGGTTCTGTGACTGATGCTTCCCGCACTGAGCAATCACCCTCTACACAGTCAG GACCGTCACACGCACACTCTGGTTGGGGCTGGCCCTCGCCGCCGTGA
- the LOC125536721 gene encoding uncharacterized protein LOC125536721 isoform X1, whose amino-acid sequence MRIHMRGIRLWGVLSGEVCCPPRPVPPVAPTPPTPSVLPTDANQATKDAAKVADEAADRAYDERVLAYEEALQTYHGALSVYTQWLDDDARAAAVLTASVLPQFASEFLGLSTVFEMWTRLRERYQPSGDALYLSVIRQEHALQQGDSSVDDFYAQSSAIWRQLDSLRSAGCRTCPCCQAVQANLEFHRVYEFLSRLRKEFEPRRAQLFARGRISLMEALSEIRAEETRLRGAGLLEVPSVLATRAPTPLAPPTPSRSSAPPLLPTPSGGSGRPHPHCAYCNNDGHLESQCYTKKKHLRKARSSSSGTSSSTSTASAIALTEQDILRLKRLLAASGSSSTGTAGSVTDASRTEQSPSTQSGTSPWVLDSGASFHMSSHSSTLSSLRSLDSPIHVFTADGTPLSVASRGNLTTPYSVPDVAHVP is encoded by the coding sequence ATGCGCATTCACATGCGTGGCATCCGTCTTTGGGGTGTTCTTTCTGGCGAGGTCTGCTGTCCGCCACGTCCAGTTCCTCCGGTGGCCCCTACTCCGCCAACTCCATCGGTTCTTCCTACGGATGCTAATCAGGCCACCAAGGATGCGGCTAAGGTTGCTGATGAGGCTGCTGATCGTGCTTATGATGAGAGGGTTTTGGCTTATGAGGAGGCTCTTCAGACGTATCATGGTGCTCTGTCTGTTTACACCCAGTGGCTTGATGATGATGCTCGTGCTGCAGCTGTTCTCACTGCTAGTGTTCTGCCTCAGTTTGCTTCTGAATTTCTGGGTCTTTCTACTGTCTTTGAGATGTGGACCCGTCTTCGTGAGCGCTATCAGCCCTCTGGTGATGCCTTATACCTCTCTGTGATCCGTCAGGAGCATGCTCTTCAGCAGGGTGACTCTTCTGTTGATGACTTCTATGCACAGAGTTCTGCTATCTGGCGCCAGCTTGATTCTCTTCGTAGTGCTGGGTGTCGTACCTGCCCCTGTTGCCAGGCTGTCCAGGCCAATTTGGAGTTTCATCGCGTCTATGAGTTCTTGTCTCGGCTCCGTAAGGAGTTTGAGCCCCGGCGTGCTCAGTTGTTTGCTCGTGGCCGTATTTCTCTCATGGAGGCGCTTTCTGAGATTCGTGCTGAGGAGACTCGCTTACGTGGTGCTGGTTTGCTGGAGGTTCCCTCTGTGCTTGCTACTCGTGCTCCTACGCCACTTGCTCCACCGACCCCTTCTCGCTCGAGTGCTCCGCCGCTCTTGCCCACTCCTTCTGGAGGCTCAGGTCGCCCCCATCCACATTGCGCCTATTGCAACAATGATGGTCATCTTGAGTCTCAGTGCTACACGAAGAAGAAACACTTGCGCAAGGCTCGATCATCATCTTCCGGGACTTCGTCATCTACCTCGACAGCTTCAGCCATTGCTTTGACTGAGCAGGATATTCTGAGACTTAAGCGTCTGCTCGCGGCTTCAGGTTCTTCCTCGACGGGTACTGCCGGTTCTGTGACTGATGCTTCCCGCACTGAGCAATCACCCTCTACACAGTCAGGTACATCCCCCTGGGTTCTGGACTCTGGAGCTTCTTTTCATATGTCTTCTCATTCTTCCACTTTGTCCTCTCTTCGATCACTGGATTCTCCTATTCATGTCTTCACTGCTGATGGTACTCCACTTTCTGTTGCTAGTAGAGGCAATCTTACTACTCCTTATTCTGTTCCTGATGTTGCTCATGTTCCTTGA